In the Zingiber officinale cultivar Zhangliang chromosome 5A, Zo_v1.1, whole genome shotgun sequence genome, GATTGTACTTTGTAAACACAATGATCAACAATAATTACAAGTCAAACCAAGGctaacacttggcacaaggacaTTAATTAGTAGTTCTCACAATGACAAGCTATAATAGGCAGCACTACAATGTTAAAGAGCTTTTTTACGGGCACTCAAAGCTCATTGAGAGAGCAACCACAAGCTTCCACATAGGTTGAGAAGTTGACAACTTCTAGAATAATTAGAGATAAAATCAGCCACGCCACCTTAAATATATCCTCCATAAGTCAAGCACAAACTCAACTAAGCTACATTCACATTGGAAAAGCGCAAGCTAGACATGACCATAACAACTGCCTTGAGCAATGCAAGTCCACCTTAGGCAAGCCATCTTTGTGCCCCAAAAGCCACCTCGAGCAGCCACCTTTGGCAATTCAAGTCCACCTAAGGTGAGTAATCCTTGTTCCCAAAAGCCATATCTGCTTCAGTCGAAGTATATCCCAACTCGGTTAAGCTTCATAGCTTTATAAGACATCTCGACCAAACTGCAATCATCCTAGTTGAGCTGCTTATGCCCCCATTTGATCTCAACTAGACTCAACTTGGACTCATCTAACTATGTGCCCATATTGTGGTCCTCACCTAATTAATAACTTTGATACGCTACTTTCAATTTGTTATGGTCTGACCatatcaacaacaacaaaaacTTTAATTCACCCCCAATGAAAAAGGCACTGTTCTATAATTTCTCAAATGCCCTTAAAATGTTTTAGGATCATCAACCAGAAAAGTCGCATTGTTACAACTACTAAAGGAAAAGATCCACAAATTCAATTTTTTTCTGAACAGAAATGTTGTTTTAAGTTGTTGAAAACATTTAGATCTTAACAACAAACTCACCATATTTTCATGGTCAGAAGCAATTCTATTTGTGCACAGATAAAGAGCAGGCAAAACATCAGCAGGAGACAGAGTAAGCAAGCTGCAAGAAAATAGACAATACCACCGTTTGCTCATAATTCAGACCAAGACTAGCATGGAGTAAAATATCATGAAAGCCAACATAAGCAAGAAGAAGAACATCTAAGACAAACCTTCTGAACATATTGCAAAGCATAGTTGTGGTctttatctttcctttttcttgttCCACTAAGTGAAAAGTTCGTGCTAAGTGCAAGTACGGAGAAGGTTCTCCAGCTTTCCAGCATGCTGTAATAAATTGTCCTACTTGTCATTTAGTTCTTAAGTGAATAATGCAATGCAAAGATGGCTCCCAACTGATTGGAATAAGAATACGAACCATACTCAATAGGGCAATATTTATCAATTGGTAACGATACATTAGTTGCAGTTTTGTCTTCtctaaaatttccctttaagTACAATGTTGGTAAGCTTATTCTGTCTGAAGATGAATTGTACAGCTTTTCTCTATTCTTATCTAAATGAATAATTGGTGCATCAGCTGCAGGGAGTAAGTTCCCCTcagttttcaaaacattatttgtGATCAAATTCTCATCATCCTCCAAGACATTATGGAAAGCACAATAATACATGTCCACTGCTACATCAATATTTCCTTTAGCCTTCTCCATCAATGTTGCAGCAGACTCCCGTGGTATTCCATCATTTATGACCTGAAGAAATTTGTCCAAATCTTCTTTACAGATTTTTACAGCAACCGGATCCTCATCTATTGAACTACTTATTTGTTGCCTAGAAGTATTCACATTGGTAAAACTGGAAGATGCATCTGCTGAAGCTATTTTGAAAAAATTAGTGATAATAGATTGCTTTGCACCACTTTTATACAAAGTCGGGCAACCTttcatcttcttttttttcttgttttttccGCCATCTGAGCTCCTTTTTTTGAGTGGTGGATTTGccgtatttttcaaaatttgttcAACTGATTGCTTCACCGGGCTCAGGAAATTCTTCATACCAGATTCAGGGATCTCTCCAGGAGACTTAAGAGGAAACAAGAGATCAAGATTAGTCTCAATCTTTTCACAAGGGCTAACTATAGAATTGTTAGTGGCATTTGCTTGTTTATAGAACTCTGTTTCGTGTTCGAAAAATTCTGTAACTGCAGCAATGATATCTCCATTAAACTTTTTGAGCAATTCTAATGACTGAATCTGTGTTACCCAAGATGGCAAGCAATCTTGAAGGTCCTTAAGTGCACCTTCCATGTCCTCAACATTTAGCCTGCTGAAATTTTGCATGTCAGGTTGCAGTGGAATATTTTCTGAATCCACATCACCATGCAGGTTAAGATCAACAGTTATGTCATTCCCAGATATTAAATCAGCAGAGTCTGACTTCCTGTGTAAAGCCAACAAAAAATCGTGCTTGTTTGCCATCTCATCAACTAGTCCTCTGAAATGCTTCTTCATAGCTAAAGCATGCTTGCTATCAGGAGTCTCAATATCCACTCCAACAGTTGGTATAACTCGCTTTGGCCTCAAGAACTTTACATATTCTCTCAACTCGTCATAGTTCGAATGCTCACTGTACGGAACCAGATGAACCTCAAGCGAACCCTTAACCCTCACTGCAAATCCATCTTTCTTCGTTTCATACATCCACCCTGTCGAAACAAAACCCACTACTTTAGAGTATCCTCTCTCCAGCATAATCTCCTCCATCTTTCCAAAATTAGGCCTGAAGTAAGGCCAAGTCTCACCCAATACGTTCCATCCAATAACGTGAATATTGCTGACGGCAGTATCCTGAGTAAAAGCGCCAGAATCGACAAGGCCCAGAACAGATAAAATCTGCATTTTTCTGCTATCCACTTGCAGCAGGCAACCGCACTGACGAGAAATCTCAAGCAAAATCTTCTCTTTGCCAATTACATAGGTCGCGATCAGAAAAAGAACCGATTCCCCCGTTTCCTTATTTTGCTCTTTAATTCTTTTGATAGTGCTCACGATGTGTTCGACTGATTCCTCTTGCGATGGGAAGACAAACTTGGGGTTACAATATGTCGTGTCCAAGAAAACAGCATCCGCTCCAACGAACTCACACAAAACAGGATCCAGTTTCATCGATTCATGGAAACGAAAGTCGCCAGTGTGAATATACCTTTCCGCTCGCCTCCCTTCGGACCCACGTGACCTAAAAAGGAACTGGACGGCGCCGGGGCAGTGGTTGGCGTCTACGGCAGCAACCTCCCATTCGTCGATCTCTAAGACTTCACCCAATGAGAGTGAAACGACGAAGAAAGGAGGGACCTTGAGGACCTCGACAAGGAGACGAGCGGTGATCGCCGAGCAAAAGATGACTCCCTTACACCAAGCGCTGCTGAGGCCGGCGTAATGatctgagtggaagtgggaaagAAAGTAGGAGACGGAGAAGTCTCCGGCTGAGCGGAAACCGTCGATTACGAAGCGCGTCCTCGGAATAAGCTTCGAGTAGGGGAAGTCGGAGGGCACCGGGGGGAGAGGAGAGCCAGCGGATAGGAGACGGAAAGCGAGGGGAGATAAGGAGGGACTAGGAGGAAGAGAGGCGGAGAAGGAGCGGTACGAGGAGAGGAAAAGGGAGGAGGAGCAGGAAGGGGAAGGAGGGCCGGTCATAGAGTCATCGCCGTTAATCTGTCTAAACAGGGATGCAGTTGTTATAAAAGGCTTTACTCATgtcatttttttatattaaaataaaagaaggaaaattcAACACCAACTCAATTGTTAtgtaatttatttataaattaagtAAATAAATTAGATGAGGAaaagatgaagagattgaagtcGAGAAGGACTGGAATTTATAGATATACGAATATAGATTATAGATTCATTGGAGGATAAAATTCCAATAAAAAtgaattcaatagattggctggAGGTATGACTGTGGATATGGTTGTGTTAGGGAAGTATATCTATCAGAAAATGGCAGGTTTTAACTACGAGATATGTTGACTATGCATTCTAAAACATGCCCTTTTGTCAAAATTTAGGTGAAGGATTTCCCAATAAGATTGTGTTATTCCATCAATTTTAAAAACGGTGAGAAAACGTTAGAGCTAATAAGGAGGGTAAATCTTTTGGATCGTATTTACAATTCAAATAATAGTCCCTTGGCATAGATTGATAAAATAGATGATCCTCATTTATAAAATAAGTGGAGACTATTCATTTCCACCAATTCATACCAAGGGACCATCCCCTGGATCATAAAAAATGGTCCAGAGGATCCGGACCGACAAGGAAACGTTTCTAACTGCTAATAAGGAGGGCAAATCCTCTAAATCGTATTTCCAGTCCAAGGGATAATCCCTTGGCATGGATTGATGAAATAGTTGACCCCCATTTATAAAATAGGTGGGGATCATTCATCCCCACTAATCCATTCCAAGGGATCATCCCCTGAATCGTAAAAAGTAATCCAAAGGATCCGAGCTGGCAAAAAAAAGTTTCTAACTACTAATAAGGAGGGTAAATCCTCTGGACCGTATGTGCGGTCCAAGGGATGACTCCTTGGCATGAATTGATGGAATATATGACCCCCATTTATAAAATAGGTGGGAATCATTCATCTCCACCAATTCATACCAAGGGATTATCTCCTGGATTGTAAAAAGTAATCCAAAGCATCCGAGCTGGCTAGTAAGTATTGTAAGTTAATTTAGTTGATTTAGACTTATTAATTTGTAAATTTATTAGAGCAAAAGTGAAGACTCACATTAGGATAGTGCTAaatgattaaaatttaatttaatcagtcAAAATATATTTTGTAAACTATTATCAagaatattcatatatatatatatatatatatatatatatatatatatatatattatgatttATTTTTAGTTGGTCAGATTCTGACCAACAAAATTTATTACTCTCattctttattaaaaaaaaagataaattaccTAATGCAAGGATCTTTTAACATAAGAAAGGTGAAATAGATATTTTGTACTTgttaaaaatttaattcaaaatgtATTAGAACAATCATCCATACATAATAACTGTATCAACGTAGGAaagaattttgtagatttttagaTAATATACAAATGTAATAAAAGATATACATATTATACTAAATCTTAAGTGCAAATTGACAAATACAAATCTAAAATAatccatattattttatttaaaataatttctttttattagcgatataaaatcgataaaattaattcaaaaatatacTTTTACAAATTTAAATGTAATTTATGATTTTAATCTGATTTTATCATTTTAGTTCGATTTTTCTTTAATACACGATTTTACTCGATTTTCATAAATAAACTCACATTTTAGATGAGTTTACTAGTTCATTCGTGATTTTGATAACATTGGTGCCaactgaaaaaaaaatgataaaagagaAATGCAAGTTGGCTGCGACTAAGTAACTACAATTAAAAGGGTGCCATGTGGAAAAGAAGATTGTGCGTGCGTAATAGGAGCATTATTACGTGCAGTCAGCCAGAAACTCCACTTCGGCTGAACTAATTATGCAACTCACACAAATTAACAACTTCGGCTGCGTGAATGACAAAATTAGGCTTCCCCATGATCACTTCCAGGAGACACCGGAGGACCCTTTATGTTGAGTTGGAATTATCTGAAGTTGAGAACAGTGGAAGATCAAGGAGTATCAGATTGTCAAACTTCATGATACATTTTACTAGCACATAATGGAGACATTTATTTAGACTTTATCAAGGTTGAAACCTCAGACTTCATTGATGGCAATacttcatgtgctagccactagacccttCTGAAGGGCTTACTATTGCACTCATATTATTAATAGAGGTGGACAAAAAATTGATATATTCACCCAAACTAAAATCTAAATCACCCAAAAAAAATGTAGGCTTTTATGCTTTCGATCAGGTATTGAGTATTCAAAATTTTTATATTGCGAGTTTGCGTCAAGTTTttagattttaatataaaacctgAAACAGACCCAAATCATTATTACCTAAATTTTTATCACATATaccaaattaactaaattatgcttCACACAGTTAATTATCATTTTTTCTTTTCTGACTTTCGAATATCTTGATTTGTCTTTGTCATCCACTCTTGTCTTTGTCGTCTTCCCCTATCTCCGCCATTCCTGTTCCTTCCACCACCACCTCTGACATCCTTCCAACATCTGTTTTATGTTCCAGAATATCACGAGATCATTGTTTGCATTCACCCCACATTTCTTATCTCTTCTTCTCCATTGGCAACACAAATCTAGTCAGCATCATTTACATGTCTAGCATCCTTTCTCTGTCCCTTGGAACCCTTTCATTTATAATGGTCAGAATCTATAATGATGCAGTGATAAAGAGGGTCCATCCTGCGAAAGATAGTTGCCACgatgaaggtcaaagtcaagacggtcaacgttCAGGTATCATATGGTCGGATGAACGATAAGTGTATCGGCCGGTCGGACAATCAGGTCCCGACCGGGAGGAGAAGATGTCCGATCCGACCCTACCTTTGACTCGGGGGGTGCGCCGAACAGCCGACGCTCAAGGAGGTGTTGGACGCCAGGAGGATACGGTATCC is a window encoding:
- the LOC121980000 gene encoding DNA ligase 6-like isoform X1, which translates into the protein MTGPPSPSCSSSLFLSSYRSFSASLPPSPSLSPLAFRLLSAGSPLPPVPSDFPYSKLIPRTRFVIDGFRSAGDFSVSYFLSHFHSDHYAGLSSAWCKGVIFCSAITARLLVEVLKVPPFFVVSLSLGEVLEIDEWEVAAVDANHCPGAVQFLFRSRGSEGRRAERYIHTGDFRFHESMKLDPVLCEFVGADAVFLDTTYCNPKFVFPSQEESVEHIVSTIKRIKEQNKETGESVLFLIATYVIGKEKILLEISRQCGCLLQVDSRKMQILSVLGLVDSGAFTQDTAVSNIHVIGWNVLGETWPYFRPNFGKMEEIMLERGYSKVVGFVSTGWMYETKKDGFAVRVKGSLEVHLVPYSEHSNYDELREYVKFLRPKRVIPTVGVDIETPDSKHALAMKKHFRGLVDEMANKHDFLLALHRKSDSADLISGNDITVDLNLHGDVDSENIPLQPDMQNFSRLNVEDMEGALKDLQDCLPSWVTQIQSLELLKKFNGDIIAAVTEFFEHETEFYKQANATNNSIVSPCEKIETNLDLLFPLKSPGEIPESGMKNFLSPVKQSVEQILKNTANPPLKKRSSDGGKNKKKKKMKGCPTLYKSGAKQSIITNFFKIASADASSSFTNVNTSRQQISSSIDEDPVAVKICKEDLDKFLQVINDGIPRESAATLMEKAKGNIDVAVDMYYCAFHNVLEDDENLITNNVLKTEGNLLPAADAPIIHLDKNREKLYNSSSDRISLPTLYLKGNFREDKTATNVSLPIDKYCPIEYACWKAGEPSPYLHLARTFHLVEQEKGKIKTTTMLCNMFRSLLTLSPADVLPALYLCTNRIASDHENMELNVGGSLVVTALEEACGTTRSKIKEMYNKFGDLGDVAQEIRQTQALLAPPSPILIHHLFCILREISVITGSGSALRRKNLIVNLMRSCREMEMKFLVRTLVRNLRIGAMMKTILSALAQAVVLNSLPPLASVGISDTTKLQLQV
- the LOC121980000 gene encoding DNA ligase 6-like isoform X2, giving the protein MTGPPSPSCSSSLFLSSYRSFSASLPPSPSLSPLAFRLLSAGSPLPPVPSDFPYSKLIPRTRFVIDGFRSAGDFSVSYFLSHFHSDHYAGLSSAWCKGVIFCSAITARLLVEVLKVPPFFVVSLSLGEVLEIDEWEVAAVDANHCPGAVQFLFRSRGSEGRRAERYIHTGDFRFHESMKLDPVLCEFVGADAVFLDTTYCNPKFVFPSQEESVEHIVSTIKRIKEQNKETGESVLFLIATYVIGKEKILLEISRQCGCLLQVDSRKMQILSVLGLVDSGAFTQDTAVSNIHVIGWNVLGETWPYFRPNFGKMEEIMLERGYSKVVGFVSTGWMYETKKDGFAVRVKGSLEVHLVPYSEHSNYDELREYVKFLRPKRVIPTVGVDIETPDSKHALAMKKHFRGLVDEMANKHDFLLALHRKSDSADLISGNDITVDLNLHGDVDSENIPLQPDMQNFSRLNVEDMEGALKDLQDCLPSWVTQIQSLELLKKFNGDIIAAVTEFFEHETEFYKQANATNNSIVSPCEKIETNLDLLFPLKSPGEIPESGMKNFLSPVKQSVEQILKNTANPPLKKRSSDGGKNKKKKKMKGCPTLYKSGAKQSIITNFFKIASADASSSFTNVNTSRQQISSSIDEDPVAVKICKEDLDKFLQVINDGIPRESAATLMEKAKGNIDVAVDMYYCAFHNVLEDDENLITNNVLKTEGNLLPAADAPIIHLDKNREKLYNSSSDRISLPTLYLKGNFREDKTATNVSLPIDKYCPIEYACWKAGEPSPYLHLARTFHLVEQEKGKIKTTTMLCNMFRSLLTLSPADVLPALYLCTNRIASDHENMELNVGGSLVVTALEEACGTTRSKIKEMYNKFGDLGDVAQEIRQTQALLAPPSPILIHHLFCILREIRKWECPSQEKSHCESDAFL